CACGCCGCCCGGCGGGCAGCAGCAGAGGAGCACTCTCACGGACATCGAGGCCGGCCGCGACGTTTTGGTAGAAAACTCTATCGACAACTCGGTCGAAACCTCGATCTACAACGGCGACGTCTACTACCAGGTGATGGCGGCGCAGCGCCGCACGGTGCGCCGGTCCACCCTCGCCGACGGGCAGGAAGTCTCCCGGGTGGAGGAGGAGTGGGCGGTGGAGCACTTCGCCGGGATCGAGGGCGAGGCCGACACGCTGGTGCGGCACCTGGAGGAGCGGCGCGTGCTGCTCCTCTGCGCGCCGAGCGGGGCGCGCAAGGTGACCGCCGCCACCCACCTGGCCCTTCGGCTGCGGGAGCGCGGCACCTGCACGCAGCCCGCCGCCGTGTTCGATCCGCCGGAGCGGCACGTCCCGGTGGACCTTCACCAGTTGGCGGCGAAGCACGCCCAGTTCGCGGACCGGCTCGTCGTCTTCCGCAACACCCTGTCGCGGGGGAACCCCGACCTCCACGACGCGTTCGCCAAGACCGACCGCGCCGGCTGGGCGCAGCTCGCCGACCGGCTGCGCGCGCGCAACGCCTATGTGGTGTTCACCGCCACCCCGGCGGAGACGGGGCAGTTCCACGACGCGCATGCCCTGCAGGGCCTCCTGCGCTCCCTCGACCCGCATTCTTCCGAGCTGCGGGCCGCCCGGCTCGACCGGCACCTGGGCGCGCTCCAGCAGCCCGGCGGGACAGCCGCGGAAACGCTCCAGGCCGTGCGCGGCTTCCGCGACCAGCTGCTGGAGCGGTTCCCCTTCTCCTCGCAGGCGGCTGACTTCGTGGACTTCTTCGTGGACCTGGGCCAGCCGTCGCTGGGGTTCGACGAGGGGCTCGCTCTCTTTCAGGACGCCAGCCGGCGCCTGCTCTACGACTTCGGCGACGACTTCGACGGGTGGTCGTTCGGCTTCGTCCTGGCGCTGGCGCAGTGCACCCCCGACGCCGCGGGCGTGGCCTGGGTCGACTTCGACCGCCTGCGGCGCCACCTGCGGCGGTGGCTGCAGCGTGACCTGCAGCTCGCGGACGGCGCGCGAGCCCAGGACGACGACGAGCCGAGCGAGGTGAGGCTGGAGTTGTCCGACGACTCGCTGCTGACGCGCAGCCGCGCCACGATCAAGAAAGACCCGTTCACGCTGGCCGACGTGGTCTCCTTCCGCGACGAAGTGCCGCCGCAGGGGCTCTGGCGGATGCTGCTGGGGCGTCACCGGCGGGTGCTCACCGCCATCCTCCCGCGGCTTCGCGACCTGGCCGAGCGGCCGGACCAGGACGGGCCCAGCATGAGCGTGCTGGCCGCGCAGATCATCGGCCGCATCGGCGAGATCGACTACCAGCGGGTGGTGGTGCCCATGGCGGAGCGCTGGGCCACCTTGGGCAACAAGCGCCACCGAGGGCTCGTTGGAGCAATGTTCGAGGGCGTGCTGGGGAGCAACGAGCCCCAGTTCCGCGCGCGGTGCCTTCAGTTCCTGAGGTCGATGCACGCTGGCGGGGCCACCGGGCGCGACGGCGACCTGCTGCAGGCCGCGATCACCGCGTACTCGTGGGTGGGCTACTACGACTTTCCGCGGGCGATGCACGAGCTGTACGGGATCGTCCGCGTCCACCTGGTTCCGATGATTGAAAATGCCTCACGGATGTCGCGGCTGGTGAGCGGGATCCAGGCCGATATCGAGCGGGCAGCCCAGAAAGGCGACGACATGCTGGTGCGGAAGGCCCGCGAGGTGCTGCGCCGGGTGGTAGACAAGATCTACGCCGAGCGCGCCGGCGTCTTCCTGAGCGTGCAGTTCGCGCTGGTGTCGCTCTGCGAGGCGCATGGCGTGGCGCCCGTGCTGCGGGAGCTGCGCGAGTGGATCAAGCGGGGCGGGGCGAGCATGGGAGTGCTGATCGCGCTGATGTTCCTGCACGAGCGCGGCATCGCCAACCAGCTACGCGACGACCGCGTGGAGCTTCCGCGGGGTGACGCGCTCCCCCCAGTGAGCTGCGGTCAGTTCGTCCGGGCGCTGGCGAACGGCGACGAAGACGTGCACCAGGCCGTCCGCTTCCTGGGCGATCTGTACGAAAGCGTAACGACCCCGTGGGCGGCCGAAGGCCTGGTGCGTCGGCACTTCCGCGACCAGTTGCAAGGGCACCTGCTGGAGTGGGTGCAGGACGCGCTCCCTGTCTCAGAGCTCGCCGAGCCCATGCGCCGCATGGTCGAGCAGCTGTCGCGAACCCACGAGGGAAAGATGCGGGAGATGATCGTGCAGCTGCTCAACGGCGCCGAGTTCAGGCGCAGGCACGAATTGAGGAGCTTCGCCGCCTCGCTGCAGGTGTGACGGTCGAGCGGCGAGCGAGGATCACCGCGCTCAGTCCCCCGGCACCGGCGCGGCGGCGGCCTCCGCCTCGGGCGCGAACTCGACCTTCATCCCCTCCGCCAGGCGGCGCAGGAGGGCGGGGTCGCGGCCGAGGTACTGGAACACCGTCAGCGCGCGCTCCTGCGGGATCCCCATCGGGCGCAGGTGGTTGCGCACGAGCCGCGTATCCCGCTCCAGCGCGGCGCGGCGCTGCTTGAAGTGGCGCAGGATCGTGCGCTCGCTCTTGGCCGCCTCCAGTAGCGCGCGGTTGCGCCGCGCGCCCACCGCGTCGCGCAGGTTGAAGTCGATCCCCTCGGCCACGTCGATCACCCGCCCCCACTCCTCCACCAGCGCGCGCCGCAGCCCCTCCAGCCGCGCCCACAGCTCGTCGGGCACGTGCCGCCGCGCCACGGCATCCCACAGCGCGTGCTCGGGAAGGCGCAGCTCGTCGTCGGTGATCGCCAGCCGCGCGCGCGCCTCGGCCACCTCGTCGGGAACGATGGTGGCGCCGAAGCGGGGGAAGACGATCGGCGCGCGCATGCCGAACGCGCCGAAGAGCGGCCGCACCTGCCCGAAGTACGCCGTCTCCGCCGGGCCGGCGACGTAGGAGAGCGTGGGGAAGACGAAGGACTCGACGACGGGGCGGAGGAAGACGTTGGGGCTGAGCGCCCGCGGATCGGCCGCCTGGATGGCGCGGAGGTCGTCGAGGGTGAAGTGCCGCCGCGCCTCCTGCGCCACGAAGCCGCCGTTCTCGCGGTGCAGCCGCTCGCGCCCGGCGGGGCCGTGCCAGAAGACGTTGGTCGCCCCCTCCACCAGCGTGACCTGCGAGGTGTACCCGGCCGCCTCGAGCGCCGCCGTCTGCGCCGCGACCAGCCGCTCGTGCTCGGCGGCGTGCTCCAGCTCGGCGAGGATGACCTGCTGCGAGGCGGCCTTCAGCGCCGGATCCGCCGCGTCGGTGACGAGCAGGTCGAAGTCCGCGAACAGCGCCACCACCGCATCCCGGAACGCCTGCGCCACCGTCGCACCGGGGCGGTACGCATCTCGAAGCAAGCTGATACAGAGAGACACATCTCCATCTCCCCCAATCACTTCCGCGAACTCGCGCAACGTCGTTTCCACGTCGCCGCCGAGCGGCATCTCGCTCATCGGCACCGCGACGGAGGAGGTGGCGGAGATGGAGACGCGGCGCAGCTCGCCGTCCTCGGCGACGGCGTAGGCGTGGTTGACCTCGGCGAAGTCGTGGTCTTCCGACGCCGCCCAGAAGACGGGGAGGACGATCACGCCCAGCGCCCGCTCCAGCTCCTCGGCCAGGCGGATCGCGGAGAGGATCTTGTGGACGGTGTAGAGCGGGCCGGTGAAGAGGCCGGCCTGCTGGCCGGTGGTGATCATGGCGCCGCCCTCGTCCACGAAGCGGCGCAGGCGCTCGGCCGCGCGCTCCGACGTGGGGGTGAGCGCGGCGGCGGCGCGCTGGCGCTCGGCGCGGCCGAAGCGGGCGCGGACCTCGGCCAGCTTGGCGCGCCAGGAGACGAGGTCGCGCGGGTGGCCGTCGTAGAAGAGCGCGGCGGGCGAGCGCCCGGCCAGGAAGTCGTCCACCAGCCGGTTGCCGCGGATCTGCGCCACGTGCAGGTGTAGGCTGCTGCTCAGCGTCTCCTCCCCGGCGGTGCGGCGCGCGAGCGCGGCGGGGAGGGCCGGCACGCTGGCGTAGTCGCCGCCGATGATCTCGTTGCGCTTCTGGACCACTCGTCACCCCCCTCCACCCCGGCAGGTCTGCACGAGCGCCGCCCGACAGGTTACAGGCGGCGTACGACGGCGGGCAACCTCACCCGAATCGCCCTGTACACCACAACCGCCGTTCGGTCCCCTTGGCGGTTACACGCAATTGCCGAAGACTGTCATTCCGAGCGGAGCCGCTGCGCCGAACTCGCGAGTGCGCAAGCGCTTGGCGGCTCCCGAGGAATCTCTGGCCTGCTTTCGCGCGACAAGGCGGCCTGTGGCGCGGACGCCGGCCAAAGATTCCTCGGGCTGCATCCATCCATGCGGACGCGATTACGGTCTGGCCGCCCTCGGAATGACAGATCGGGGACTCTCGTCGTACCGAGCGACCGCACGACGCACCGCTGTCATTCCGAGCGGAGCCGCTGCGCCGAAGTCGCGACTGCGCAAGCGCTTGGCGGCTCCCGAGGAATCTCTGGCCTGCTTCCGCGCGACAAGGTGGCTTGTGACGCGGACGCCGGCCACAGATTCCTCGGGCTGCAGCCATCCATGCGGACGCGGTTACGGTCTGGCCGCCCTCGGAATGACAGATTTGGGAGATTCGCGGACGGCGCGGAGGCCGGGTCTCCGGAGCGACGAGGTCGCGCGGTGTGGATCAGTCGCGGCCCTTGTGATACGGCTCGTTGCGGAGGATCGTTCCGGCGCGGTAGAGCTGCTCGGCCAGGACGAGAC
The Longimicrobium sp. genome window above contains:
- the bshC gene encoding bacillithiol biosynthesis cysteine-adding enzyme BshC — translated: MVQKRNEIIGGDYASVPALPAALARRTAGEETLSSSLHLHVAQIRGNRLVDDFLAGRSPAALFYDGHPRDLVSWRAKLAEVRARFGRAERQRAAAALTPTSERAAERLRRFVDEGGAMITTGQQAGLFTGPLYTVHKILSAIRLAEELERALGVIVLPVFWAASEDHDFAEVNHAYAVAEDGELRRVSISATSSVAVPMSEMPLGGDVETTLREFAEVIGGDGDVSLCISLLRDAYRPGATVAQAFRDAVVALFADFDLLVTDAADPALKAASQQVILAELEHAAEHERLVAAQTAALEAAGYTSQVTLVEGATNVFWHGPAGRERLHRENGGFVAQEARRHFTLDDLRAIQAADPRALSPNVFLRPVVESFVFPTLSYVAGPAETAYFGQVRPLFGAFGMRAPIVFPRFGATIVPDEVAEARARLAITDDELRLPEHALWDAVARRHVPDELWARLEGLRRALVEEWGRVIDVAEGIDFNLRDAVGARRNRALLEAAKSERTILRHFKQRRAALERDTRLVRNHLRPMGIPQERALTVFQYLGRDPALLRRLAEGMKVEFAPEAEAAAAPVPGD